The DNA window CGTGTTGTCGATGCCGCGTGTGGGTGAGACAAGGCGCAAATCGATGGTCGCGATGGCGCTTGGGGTGGGTGAGGAGCGCTCTAGCGTCACCCAGACCGCGACGGCCAATACGGCCGCGATGGCGAGGACAAGAGACGTTCTCCTTATTAATGTGACTCGCTCCCGCATCTGCCGCAGGAGAGTGATGCACTTATCGCATGAGTCTATGTGCACTAACACTTCTTCCCGCTGCGCCTGGGTACACCTTCCCGCCACAAACCGACGCAAGCTGGCCACATTGGGACAGTCGCCAAGCCTATGGACTCGCCCGTCCTTCCGCGTGAGAGATGACAGGGCTTCCATGAGCTCCTGTTCTGCAACACGATATTGTCTCAACGGTGGCATATCATTACCATTCATTGGACGTTGTCGCACTACCGGTCCGCAGTAACCGTAAATGTGCTTTTCGCACGTCCCGCCAAAAGCCCTGTCGCGCTGCCGAGGCGCTGATGCCGAGCATTCGGGCGACCTCCTTCCAATCATAGCCCGCAATCCTCAGGCGTAAAATGCCGCGGTTCTTAACGTCAAGCTCTCGGGCAAGCTCTTCGAGGAACAGACTCCGGTCAATCTTATCGCGCCAGTCTGGAACTCGCAGGATGTCCGCCAGTTCGCTGCTTCCGCCAACAAGGTCGATCCGCGATCGCCGTCGCGCCAAGCGGCGCAGACCCCGATAACACGCAAGAGCTAACAAACCGTCCGGATTGGCGGAGTTGAGAGGCACATTATTTTTGTCCAGGTAACGAGAGATGGACTTGACTGAGGATTCGAGTGCTTCTGCCGCATCACATGGATCGCCTAATATCTCTTGGGCCCTCAGACAAACCAATTTCCACACTCGGTGTGCCGCTTCACGAACGTCTGCCCGAAACGGTCTACCTGAGTCTTCATCGATTTCGCGGTCCCACCAAGGGAGAAAGGTTTCGGAGCACGCCATAAAGCAAATATGCTGTGCGAAGGAATGCTTGCAGGACTCTTGTGTGGACTACGTCCTGGTCAAGCCCGGCCGATTACTGCAGGCTATCTGCCTATGCAGCACAGCAGAATTGTCGCCCACAACCTCTCATAGGCGGATATAAGTCTCACTATTATTCTGAAAACGGAATACCAACGCGGGACTGACGATTATTTCAACATAGGTTCGAGTCGCTCTTCGGCCCTCGATTGCTAAGAATTCTATAATTTGCGAGCCTTGGACGAACTCTAATGTCATTCGTCTTTCAATTGGGTGACGCCGACTACACCGAAATCGTGCACCACTTGGTTCCACATGGCTTGTTTCAACTCAGCTTTGTTCGGAAATATGTCTCTTTTTTGCCATTGAAAGCCATCTCGAAATCTCGCAAGTCACTAACTCGGGAAGGAGGTTAGCTCGGCTTTTTGCGCCTCGGTTTGTGCTTCCTTCTCTGCCGAGGCTCGGTACCTTTCAGATACTTCTCCCACCTCTGTCGCACTTTGCCATGCCGACTCCAATCGGCCATTTCGGCGGTGTGGAGCGGACCGAGAAACTCGGCGTTTATTTCACTCTGGAGTTCCCGAATTAGGCTGGGAAAAATCTTGGTCGCTTTCGATCTACACAGACCTATATCATGCAGTCGCTCAGTGTGATGCACAACTTCATCAAACGCTAGATTTAGCGCGTGAAGACTCTGATAGTAGTCAGTTTTTGCGTGTTTCCCCGGTTTTTCCATTCCCACACTCCTAGCCTCAGCTTGCGCCATGTCGTTTTTCCGAGAGAGCCGCCGGCCACTCTTCGCATTGTGTTAAAGCCGGCGGCCCAGCACCTACCGCGCGAGGCAGGTTGCTCGGAGTCGTGATTCAGGGAAAGCGGGTCCCGTAACCACGAAAATTGGGGTGTTTGGCTGCCCAAGCTAATCATCAGACGGACAGACCATTGGGGCGCTGTCGATTCGCCACTAACGCCCATGGGCCGTGGCGAGCCTTTTGTATTCATGACGTCAGAGGCTTCCATATCTGATAGACCGAGACGCCCAGCGCCGCAGCGATCTTGACCGCATTCTCGAGCTTCGGTATCTGCCCCTTCTCAATTGCGAACAGAGTGGTCGTCGGGATTCTCGACAACTCCGCCAAATCACGTAAACGCCAGCCGCGTTTTAAGCGAAGCTCAGTGACAGAGGAGACATCCGCCTCGCTTGGAACCGGAATAATCCCGCTCGGGGGAATAAGCCACAACTCGTAAACCGTTAACTGAAATGCCGAGGCAACTTTGTAAGCATTCGTAAGCGCCGTTCCGGATCCCCCCTCCATGCGCCAGATGGTGTTATAAGGAACTCCCGATAGTGCCGATAAATGTTTCAGGGTCCATTTCCTCTCCTTACGCAGCTCATAGATCTTGCTTCTCAACGGATGCCCCGGGTGCAGTTCGGAAGTTCTGCCGTAAATGTTCCAGAATGTCTTTGCTGGAACAGGCGATGTGTACATACAGCCTGTCTCAATATTTAAATTCCCTATCGTTCATAATGGAGCGCGTAATGACTCCGTGTGGTGAACTGCAGCTGCGTTCCCTTAATGCCGCCGAGGACCAGTGATTCCATCTCTAATTCGTCGGTGCTGAAATACACAGAATCGAATCTTCCGAGCAGTGTCACGTCTGTCTTGACGCCCACGTTCATCCGCAGCCAGTGCTCAAGTTCTGCAGCAGATTGCAAACTCCGCATTTCCAGGCAGAGAAGGTTCGCCCTCTTTCCAGGCTCACATACCTGAAATACAGCCAGTTTCATTGAGGGGATCCGGCGCTCAGGCGCGGCCAGTTCGGCGATCGCGGGTTTATCCGGTTCGACTTGCCTTCGACGAATTGAATATTTCCAAAACCTGAACAAGAAATACCCCTCCCCTAGGTGGCGAGATTGCCCTTCTTATAATATTTCCACTTCTAGGTGTCAAGGAGTGAAACGCCGGGCTATCAATTGTCACCAAGCTATAGGGGGCACGCCGGAAATAGGCTGATCTATGCGGGAGCTCAGATCTCTCATTGCGGGGATTTACGCTGATACTGAAGGACGCATTTACGTCCACACGCGGGAGTTCCTGGTCCAGCACGGAATACCAGACAAGCCGGAAGTAAGGGAGGTTGTGTGGGCTGAGATATTGGATATGTTCTCCGGACTGACCATATTCGAATTATCGGAATGAACACGTTCGGAGTTTTGGGTAACGCTCTTTGAATCGGCGAGGCTCTGAAGAATAGGGGTTTAATGACAATGCTGTATCCAGCAAAGGCGAGTGCAGTGTTCAATGAGAAAAGACGAATTGCACCAGATCGGAGCAGGGCTCTACCAGGACGAAAGGGGCTCTGTGTATTGTGATATGCAAGAGTTTTTAGGGTTTCATAATCTTCCAGACAAGCAAGAGATTAGGCGGGCTGTGTGGGAGGAACTTGAGAGGCAGTTTGAGGCAAAGGTGACGGAACTGCTGGACGAGTGAGCGGGTACGACCTGGCGCTTTTACTTGAGCCGAGAAAGCGCAATGAACGTCAGTTTTACGCCGCTAGGCAACCCAGTCATAGAAGCTGGAGCAGTTCATCATAGAAGCGTTGGCCATATGCCATACTGAGCTCACCAGCCGCCCTTTTGACTTGGTCGTAGAAAAGGAAGACATCAAAACTGCCATTCCGCTCAAGTTTGCTGAAGCTCGGGGGGGCCAGAAACGGAAGAAAGGCCATCCTTATGAGCCAACAATGCAGTGTCACTCTCATCCGAAAAGCGCAAAATCGCAATTGAACAGAAGCGGTGATCAGGTCGACGCTGGCCCTTTTGCGCTCTGGGTCAGGAAAACGGAGGCTCAGCTTCCGCTCATATTTGCCCCAGGCATACAAGGCCGCGGCATTTTCCCCTAGGTCGCGCAAATATTGCAGTGTGAGTCTAATGCGTTTCCATTGGGTCCGGTTAAATTGTCGTTGTGAAATCGTCGTGCGGAGATGATCTTCAACCTCTGGGTGCAGCAGGTTCTGAAGATCTTCTAAAACCAAGTGGCGTGTGAAGGCGATAACATCTCTCAGCGTGCGCTCGGAAAATCCATAAATAAACCGTCTTAGGATCACTAAGGCAAATGCAGCTGATAGCAAGTAAATGATGGCATGTGGCAACATTACTGAGATCTCTTACCCTTCAATATCCTGAGGTACTCTTTAATTTCGGTCGCCATCTGTTGAGGTGTTATGGTCTTACTCCACGCTTCCCATCTGTCCGGCCGGGGCGGCGGAACGAATGTCCTAAGCCAGACCAGCACAGCAATGAAATATGCCAGCGGTGGGCCGTATTTTCCAATGACATTCAATTTTGTTCCGAATCCAGAAACTGAGGCATAAGCCGCCCAGGAACCCAATGCCAAGACCGCGAAACCAGTGACAATCCCAACCGGGTAATACTCCCAGTCGCCCACCAGCCAAACAAGGGCGCACATGAGTGCAAACAGCGCCATTTGTACCCAATTCACAGTCGAGCCGGCGGAAAGAACGAGAGCAATGATCGGCGGCACTTGGGCTGGCGTATGGTGGAGCCCATCGCTAATTTTCAGCCATGCAAACAGACCTACCGCGGCGGGAAAAACGAGCCAAAACCAGGGCCAAATCTCATAAAATTCATTGAATACGGTATGAAATGCCTCATGCAGAGCTAAAAGCGCGATCACCGCGTAGAGCGCTTCGCTGAACCAAAACACCTTGAAATAGATCGAGTAATCATGGATTGCCCACAAGCGGATTCCGGACACCACAACAACAGCACTTATGTAGGCGAAGAAGAACGGAAACTCACGGTGATGTCTCCGTCTGACAAGAACAGCCAAGAGCCAAACAGACACTATTGGCCCGACAAGCCCGAATGCAGCGTCATTTTTCCCCATGAGATGTGAGTGGCCAGCTTAAACCAGCCACCCACACGCGACAACTTACTTTGCCGAGCAAGGTCTCGGGTAACAAAGGGGGACCGGGAAAGTGTCGGCCACAACAGGTGCCGACACTGCAACAACCAAGAACCACAACACAATTATCCTAACTGCCAAGTTTTTCATTTTATTTCCTCCTCAGATTGTGTTTTCATAGGTTTGCCAGCTAATCACCAGCCGACTGCTCGTGCCGAACGTTGAAACGCGTTCCTCGAAAAGCATAAGTCCCTTATCTCACCCCGTCCTTGCGCAATCTCCGTCGATTCGGATTTTGAGAATTCTTCGAGTTTTCTTCACTCATTGACTTCCCTACCTTGAGGTGTCATCCTTCCGTCCCGCCAATTGATGGTAACTAGGCCGGCGGCTGCGGAGAGCAGGGGCACGTGCTTCTGTAGAATCATTGGTATGTCACCAAGCGTCGATAAGGACAAGAGGGCCGTTAAGCTCAAGCCGCGGCGTCGTGGCGACGCAGAGCCAACTGAGCCCAAAACCTACAACCTGCCGTTCGATGTGATCCTTGAAATTCGCAAAGCTGCGTCGATCTACGGATCACAAGGCCGCGCCGTGCAGGTAGGTTCAGAGCTGCTGGTTCGCCTGCCCAAACCAATTCCGGTTCCGCAGCCGGACCCCGAACAAATCAAGCGCAGAACATATAAGCTGTCGCCCCGCACAATTCAGGTCATCGAACAACTGGCTGAAACGGAATATGGAGATCCGGGTCAGGTCTTGGCCGCCTCGATGAAAATTCTGAAAGTAAAAAAATTCAGTTCTAAATACTTAGCTGATTCGGAGTAATCACAAGTTCCTGCCCCATCACGGAAAACGGCTCTCCTGAGCTGTCCATGTCATTCGAATTTACGAAAACCATACACTTTTAGTTTTACTCTTGACACCTAGAGGAGGGGTACTCTAGCCTGTCGAGCGTTGCTCAGAGCTGTGTGTTTGTGGTAGGCCCACAGGCCCAAAATCATGGTCGTCAAAAGGCATGGAGCAGAGTTGCCACAAGTCGGAGAATGACTTGCGGCTCGGTTTCTATAAACCAGAAAGGCTCGGCGAATATGTCTGATCAATTACTCATTGAGCCTATACTCACACACCCCTTGGAGCCCAATGGAAAACGACTTAGAAAAGAAAGGTTACTATGCGATTGAAGTTGATTCTTTTGTTGCTATTGACACCACTTGCCAAGGGGCAGCGGATGTCACACGAAGAAGCCGTAGTTCGAACCACCTACGCGAAGCTTTCCTACGCCGATGAAGTGCGAATCGTCATGAAAACGATGAACGCCTTGCCGGACAAATTTCAAGCCGATGAACGCGTCGCAGATAAGGCGCTTGGCTCACGCCTTGAATTTCAACTGTCAGACTTTAAGAGCGGACCAGTCAGCGAAATCGAGGGACGTATTCTTTCGGAAATATCCGGTTTCCCGCCTGACGGCGACACGGGAATGCTTCTGGTTGTGCCAGGAACATTTAACTACAAGGACAATTCCGCCATTGGAAAAGGAAGGACCGAATGGACCTTGTATGCCGATGTCTCGTGGAACAAGCAGCCGTACCATCAGGCACCGGGAGACGGCTGGCCCATCGCGACG is part of the Terriglobia bacterium genome and encodes:
- a CDS encoding helix-turn-helix domain-containing protein; translation: MYTSPVPAKTFWNIYGRTSELHPGHPLRSKIYELRKERKWTLKHLSALSGVPYNTIWRMEGGSGTALTNAYKVASAFQLTVYELWLIPPSGIIPVPSEADVSSVTELRLKRGWRLRDLAELSRIPTTTLFAIEKGQIPKLENAVKIAAALGVSVYQIWKPLTS